From the Xylella fastidiosa genome, the window AATACAATGTTTGCTGGAACTTCGTACTTGACGGCAGCAGTAATCGAGCAAACAACGCGCTCTTGTATTTGCGGTGGCAGATCAAGGAAGGGCATCGTGATTACTCATGCTGCTTACCTTTGTTCACAAAGGCAGCGACCTCATCATGCATGGCCGTCTCAGAACCTCTCTGAGCTGCACCTGCTAGGCTGTCACCTTTGAAGTCATTCTGCCCTGATGCCGCATCCATACTGTTACGGATTGCGGATGCAACCTTGCCGCCAGTAGTGTCTGCGACCCGCTCTTTAGCGGATGCGATCATGCCTCCAACATTGTCTTTAACAACTTGGCCAACACCTTTGGCAAGACTCGTTCCCATGTCAGCAGCAAAGCGTCCAGTTGTACCCATCGCCGACATGAAGCTGCTACTGCCGCCAGAGGATACTCCAGCAGAATTTCCACCTGAACCTGATCCAGAACCACCACCGCTCGCCATGTTTTGCTGGGCAGACTGGAATGCTGCCTTGAGAGCCGAAACACCCCCCAGCGCTTGATAAACCAGCAGCCAGAGCAGAGCCTGCCGTCACCGCGGCCTGCATCAAAAGCAATACGAATTTAACGACCGAAGAGATACGCCGTGCATTGCCTGCGTTGCAGGAACCGCTTTGCCTGCTCAACGCCACGCAACTAGGCAAGCGGCTGCATTGCTCGGCCAAGACGGTGAACCAATTATTAGCCTCCAGAGGCTTTCAGTTCCGTAATGAACGCGACGAATGGGAATTAACCGAAGCCGGTCGCGTGTGGTGTGAAGCCATTCCGTACTCACGCAACGGGCACAGCAGTTATCAACTCTTGTGGAATCCAGACGTCATCGCGTGTCTGAGGGAGGCGGCATGAATTATTACATGCACCACATTGGCGATTACAAGAGTGACGCTAGCTATCTCTCGCTGCAAGAACACGGCATCTACTTCCTTCTATTAAGTCACTACTACGCTACAGAAAAACCGATACCGGCTGATAAAACGCACACGTACCGTATTGCTTATGCCCGTACCAAAAAAGAGAAAAGCGCCGTTGATTTCGTGCTTGATACATTTTTCTCATTGCAAGAAGACGGCTGGCATAACAAGCGATGCGATGAAGAGATTGCCGCCTATAAAGAAGGCGATGCGTGGCATGAGCATAAGGAGGCGAATAAGAACGGTCAGAACACCCGGACGCGTCGCCACCGTAAAGAACGCTCACGCTTGTTTGCCGAACTGAAAGACCATCAGGTCACTCCAGAATGGAATATGCCTATCAAGGAATTACGGCTGTTGCACAAAAAAACCTGTCACGCACCTGTAACGGCTGTAACGCCACCTGTAACACCTGTAACACCTGTAACACCTGTAACACCTACCCAAGAAGAATCATTCACCGGTCCCTCTTCCTCATTACGTTCGGAAGAGCGTTTGATCCGCGCCGAAAATGAGACATCTATTAAAGAATTACGGCAATGGAACGCAAAAACGAATGCAAAAACCGGTAACGCACCTGTAACGGCTGTAACGGCTAAACCATTAACCATTAATCCATTAACCATTATCTCTTCCTCACTGTGTTCGGAAGAGAGTTTGGTATTCGCCGAGGACGGCAACGCCACCGGCAGCACGGGAAAACCCAAGCGCTCGCCTCACGGCTCACGCCTGCCCGATGACTGGGTACCCAGTGAGGTTGATGTGTTGTACGCCACCCAGCAGGGTGTGGATGGACGCTACGAAGCCGAGAAATTCCGCGATTACTGGCGCAGCGTGGCCGGAGCCAAGGGGCGTAAACAGGATTGGGAGGCCACTTGGCGTAACTGGATTCGCCGCGCTGCCGAAGACAAAACCAGCTCCATGAAGCACGGATATCAACGCCATGAATACAATTCAAGACCTATGCGACTCGGCCTTGCAGATCAAGCCCGCGCCTTCCATAGACAATTTGACCTGCGTGACGGATCGCTCCAGTAACACCGCTTCCCTTGCGCAAGCCACGGTGATCCCGTTCCCCTGGCTGCGCCGCTTATGGGAGCGGATGACTGCGTTCTATGGCCACGCCTGGGTGAATGTTCATGGTCAGTCGGCCCAAGACGAAGAAGGCGCCCTGACCGTGGCTGGTGAAACCTGGCAGAAGGCGCTGGTTGGGCTGGAGGCGTCTCAGTTTGCGGACGGGTTGGCGGCGTGCATTGCTGAAGGCGGCGAGTTTCCGCCCAGTGCGCCGCGGTTCCGTAGCATGTGTTTAGGCGTCCCATCCCTGGCGGCGGTACGGAGTCACTTCACCGCAGGCACCACGCAACGCAATACGCCGTTTGTAGCCAAATGCTGGGAGTTCATCGACTCATGGAGCTATTGCCAGTCCAGCCGTGCTGAGGCTGATCGGATGCTGCGTGAGGCCTACGAGCAAGCGCGAGACTTTGTCATGCGTGGCGGCGTCCTGCCAGAGGTGCCTGTTGCCCTGATTGAGGCGCAACAGCCCGCAGCGCCCCAACCGGCCTCCCCTGACGTGGCTCACGCAGCGCTGGAGGAAATTAGCAGCATGTTTCATCACCCTGAGCTGGCCGCCCGTGAGGAAAAGCTCATGGCCGAATTCCACATCAGCCGGAATCAGGCGCATGAGCTGATTGAATCGGGGGTGGTATGAGCAAGGCGATGCCTATGGCTGCCTGCGCCATGGCAGGAGTGAAGCAGATGCAATCTTTAACATTGCCGTGGCCCTCCAAGGACCTGTCACCGAACGCACGGGTGCATTGGACACGGCGCAGCAAAGCCGTAAAACAGGCCAGAGGCTACGCCGAGGTGATGGCACGGCGTGCCGGATGGAGTGGCCTGTCACTGCCTGTTGAGGGGCGTCTGGATTTATGGATTAGCTTCTATCCGCCCACACGCTGTCTGCCTGACGATGACAACATGCTGGCGCGGTTTAAGCCGTACCGGGATGGCATTGCCGATGCCCTGGGCATTGATGACCGGCGTTTTGTATCGCATCCGTTGATTGAGGATGAGGTACGCCACGCCGGACAGGTGGTCATCACCATCACGGGCATCACGCAGCAAGCAAGCAACGGAGGGCCACGCCTGCACGCCCATCCTGCATTCTGATCCTCCCCATCCGTGGTGATGGCCGTGTGACCAACGTTTATTCAGGTGATGCCTACCTGAGCGCTATGAAGCGCCTGGTGACTGCTTCTGGTCACCGCTTTTGACGTAAAACCCACAGGACATCCGCCATGACTGATCCGCGACGCTTACTGGCTCGTTTGAACCCGAGCACGATCCGCTACGACACGCTACCTGGTGGAGTGCCTGAGTTGACAGCGCAAGACATTGCCCATGCCCTGGGGCTGGTGCCTGCGGGGTTGGGGCGTGAGGTACTGCAAGCGTGCTGGTGGCCGGATGGCGCAGCGTTGCGCCGTAGCCCCTTGCGCGATGCGGCGGTGGCCTTGGTGGTGCCGGAGATTCGACGGCAGCAGCAGCGCTTGCTGGAAGCGCGTACCGATGTGGGCATTGTCAAAGCGTGCATGGGGTGGACCCGAGTAACGACAAGCACACAGCAGGCGGCGCTCAGGCGTGCGCAGGAGCGGCTGGACAAGCTCAAAGCCCACCTGTGGCCGCAGGCGACGTTGGAGATGTTACCGGTACTGGTTGCGGCGGTGGTGGGTGAGCTGTCCACGCCGCAGTTATGCCCCTGCTGTCATGGTCGGGGGGAACGGCGTGTAGGGGCGTTGGTGAAGGTGTGCACGGCGTGCGGGGGCAGCGGTGCGGTTCCCGCCAGTGACCGCAAGCGTGCCGCTGCCCTTGGCCGGGACGAATCCACCTACCGCACGACATGGCGCGGCCTGTATGAGTGGCTGTTGGAGCGGATGGGTGTTGCGGAACGACAGGCCGCGACGCAGTTGCAAGAGGCGTTGCAGACAGATGCTGCGTGATGTGCTCGTTGACCTCTCGCATTAGGTACTATATTATAGTACCATATAATCTATGAAGCGTAAGCACGCTAAAACTCTCAGCGCTATATACACACGCCCTGTTTCGGCCAACATTCAATGGCGCGATATTGAAGCGCTGTTCGTGGAGCTTGGAGCGAAAGTAGAAGAACGTGAAGGTTCTCGTATGTTGGTGCGACTGTTCGGTGAACGTCGGATATTCCACCGGCCCCACCCTTCTCCTAACACTGACAAGGGTGCTGTTGAATCAATCCGAGCTTGGTTGAAATCGAACGGAGTTACACCATGAAGAACATCATGACTATTGAGAGCTTTAAAGCCATCATTACCTATGATCCGGAGATCGACATGTTTCGCGGTGAATTTGTGGGTATCAATGGTGGTGCTGATTTCTATGCAAAAGACCTTAAGGGTCTTCGTCGAGAAGGAGCTATTTCTCTGAAGGTATTTTTGGAAGCCTGCAAAGAAGATAGCGTGGAACCACGTAAATGCTACTCAGGGAAGTTCAATGCAAGGATTTCTCCTGAACTGCATGCTTTGGCTTCTGAAGCCGCAGCAGCACAGGGCATCAGTTTGAACCAATTTGTAGAACAAGCGATTCAGCATGAAGTCCACACCTGATAAAAGAAATTCTCCTTCATTATTTTGTACGTGTAAGCCGTCCTAGAAATAAGTCGTTCCATACCCATGTGATGTGTTTTATTGGACTGGAGCGTAGTGCGGGATTGATGCCCCCGCACTTTCACCCCTACTGTACGCGCCTGAGTGGTGCTGTGTACTCTCTGCTGTGGTGTACCGTTTTAAGCGGCTTGAGTATGCCAAGGAGTGATTTTGCTGAGTGTTTCGGCGAGCTTGTCTTTTGTGGCGGCAGCGTCGTAGTCCATTTGCAATCCGAGCCAGAAACCATCGGATGTGCCTAAGAACTTTGACAGACGCAATGCCGTATCGGCAGTGACAGCGCGATCACCGCTGACAATCTGGCCAATACGCCGTTGTGGCACGCCAATGGACTTAGCAAGGCGGTATTGGGTAATGCCCATGGGTTCAAGGAATTCATGGAGCAGGATGTCTCCTGGAGTGGGATATGGAACAGTGCGCATAGCAGCCTCTTAGTGATAGTCCACGATTTCGACGTTTTTAGGGCCTGCAACGGTCCAGGTGAAGCAGATACGAAATTGATCGTTGATACGGATGCTGTATTGCCCTTTGCGGTGACCTTTCAGCATTTCCAACCGATTAGCGGGAGGAATGCGTAGATCATCGACATGAGCAGCACGATGTAGCATCGCAAGTTTACGCATAGCAACAGTTTCGATATTGACGAACCGAGGAATGCGCTTGCCATTGAAGAGCGATTCTGTGTGCTGACATGCTAAGGATTGAATTGCCATACTCCAGTAGTAACATGTTGCGATAGTAGCGCAATGCGTTATTGGAATGGGGGTGGCACGTATTCTGGAGTCACTCATCGTTTTAGCCGCACATGGAGGCCCGTCCTGTCCACTCTCAACGGGGCTTTTTTATTTAAAATCACAGACCGCCTAAAGGCGGTTTTTTTGTGTCCGTTTTCGCCAGCGTGGAAACTATTTAGTAAAATTACTAAATAAGTTGCGGAAACGATTGCGGAAATGATCGTAGTTTTCTTATGATAATTCCATTATAAAACAATAAGTTATAATGGCCACATCCTGCTAGATGTATTGATAGACTATCATTCATATATTTTAGGCACTAAAACCTTATGATTGTTGCGTCATCTGCTGCGTACAGGCTGCACGAAGGCGACGCACTGCGACTGCTTTGCGACATAGACAGCGCAAGCGTGGACGCGGTGATTACCGATCCGCCGTACTGTTCCGGTGCGATGCGGATGGCGGATCGCTTCAAGCCCACGAAAAGAAAATATATCAACAACGGCACGAAACACGTTGCCCCTGATTTTGATTGCGACTTCCGCGACCACCGAGGTTTTTTAGCGTGGTCCAGCCAATGGCTTTCAGAGTGTCGCCGCGTCACGCGCCCTGGTGGTGTGCTTTTAGTGTTTACTGATTGGCGGATGCTGCCAACGCTCACCGATGCCGTACAGAGTGCAGGCTGGGCGTGGCAGGGCATTGTGGTATGGGATAAAACGCCTGCATGTCGTCCCCAGCTAGGCCGGTTCCGCAGCCAAGCTGAATTTATCGTCTGGGCGTCCTGCGGCCTGATGAATCCCAAAGCGCATCCGGTCACGCCGGTAGGCGTTTTTTCTACCGGCACAGCCGCCCGTGAAAAGCGGCACCAAGTGGGGAAGCCGTTAGCGCTTATGGAGCATCTGGTAAAGATCGTCCCCCCTGCCTCTACGGTCCTTGATCCATTTGCAGGCAGCGGCACAACCGGCGTTGCCGCCTTGCGTGCAGGACATCGGTTTATTGGGATGGTTATTGGGATGGAGATGTCGCGTTTTAAGTACGTGTGAGTCGTGCCAAGCTGCGTTGTGCAGCCGTGTCAATCAACTGCCACACATGTTCGAAGTCTTTCGCGTTACCAAGGTATGGATCCGGTATTTCGCGTTCCTGTGTGATTCCTGCCCAAGGTAACCACAGGACGATCTTATGGGCTGTCCCGGGGGGCGCTAAGCGGAGCAGGTCGCATTGGTTCGACGCATCGGCGCAGAGTAGCCAGTCGAAGTGCTCAAAATCCGCATGGTGTACCTGACGGGCGCGCAGTGTGGAAATGTCAATACCGTGGCTGCGTGCGCAATGGACTGCACTGGCATCTGGTGGCTGGCCTATATGCCAGTGACTGGTGCCAGCGGAGTCGACTGCGATTTCCTCGTTTTTACCGCTTGCGGTGATGTGCTTGCGTAATGCTCCCTCGCCCATTGGGGAGCGACAAATGTTACCCAGGCAAACGACCAACAATCTCATACATCCTCCAATGCCTTCTCGGCTTTGGCTAAGTCTTCTGGGGTATCGATACCGGGCGGGAAATGTTCCGGAGTGATCCTGACCGCGATCCGATGCCCTGCTTCCAGCACACGCAGTTGTTCCAACGATTCAATCTGCTCCAAGGTCCCCGGTTGCATCGTGGTGAAGCGTTGCAGGAACCCAGCGTTGCAGGCATAGAGACCGATGTGGCGTAGCCACGGACCCAATGGCGTTGGTTCACGCGTTGTGGCGAAGGTATCCCGATTCCATGGGATCGGTGCACGGCTGAAGTACAACGCTTCTCCATGTGTATTGCACACTAGTTTGACGATATTCGGGTTGAACAGGTCTTCGCTCTTGTCGATGGTCGTTGCGAGCGTTGCCATGTCGGCGTTGCTGTGATGCAGCAATGCCGCTACAGCACGGATCCCCGCCGCTGGTGCGAACGGCTCATCGCCCTGTAGGTTGACCACGCACACCTCAGGATCCCATCCGGCGATGCGTGCGCACTCGGCTAAACGGTCGCTCCCGGATAGGTGAGTGTTTGCGGTCATCGCCACGTGGACACCGTCCAGAGAAGCAACGGCCTCAGCGATGCGTACATCGTCGGTTGCAACCCATACTTCTCGTGCCCCTGTACTAAGTGCCCGTTCGGCTACCCTGTGAATCAGTGGGCGACCACCAAGCAGGCGTAGCGGTTTTCCAGGCAGTCGTGATGCGGAAAAACGTGCGGGAATAGCAACTACAAAAGGCACGATTTCGAGACTCATCCAGACTTTCCTATGAAATCAAGTCAAACGACATCAAAAACAACGGCGTTTTTCTGTGCTCATGTGGGGCACATTCATACTTCGGCTGATTCATGTGGATTGAGGTGACACGTTGTGTTTCTCACATTCCCTGAAATTGCAGTAGCCGCAGCTGATTTTATTGTATCGGGTTGTCCCTGCTTGGCGCTGCACGAATGTGTAGTAACTGCGGGTGAGGGGAGGGCGCTACAGATCGAATATGGCGCGAAATGAAGCTATACATTGCTTCTGGGGCAGAAGATGTCTTTTTGCTGTGCTTGCTGTGGAATGTTGATGCTGAGTGGTGCAGAGGTTCATTGCTGATATATACGTATGGAATGTGGTTGAGCAGGCCATCATGTGGTGCCATGCGATGTTGTATCGCGGGCAGGCTGCCTCTTGGCTGAATCCTGCGAATGAGCGAAGATGGCGGCGTCACCACCGATGAGCGCGCTTGTGCTGCGCCCCTGCAATTGAGTAACACATTTCCCCGAGTCAGCCGCCACGCTGTCCAAACTGGTCTCTCTCCACATCCACGCGTGCGTAATGTCATTGCGGTTGGTTCGGGCAAGGGTGGGGTAGGCAAGTCAACGATTGCGGTCAATCTAGCTGTTGCGTTGCAGCGGACGGGTGTTCGGGTGGGGCTGCTGGATGCAGATATTTACGGGCCGAGTGTGCCGGCGATGCTGGGTTTAAGTGGGCGTCCGGAGAGTCCAGACAATAAATTGATTGAGCCATTGCGTGCATTTGGAATTGAGGCAATGTCGATCGGGCTGCTGATTGATGTTGATACCCCGATGATTTGGCGCGGTCCAATGGCCACCTCTGCGCTGACTCAATTGTTCAATGACACTTTGTGGGGTGATCTTGACTATCTGTTGATTGATTTGCCGCCGGGCACTGGTGATATCCAACTGACCTTATCGCAGAAGATTCCTGTGGCAGGTGCTGTCATTGTGACCACACCCCAGGACATTGCCACGCTGGATGCGCGTAAAGCGCTGAAAATGTTTGAAAAGGTGAATGTACCGGTCCTTGGTATCGTCGAGAATATGGCGATGCACTGTTGCCGACAATGTGGACATGTGGAACATCTGTTTGGTGAAGGAGGCGCGCAGCGGATGGCAGAGCACTACCATGTGCCATTGCTTGGGTCATTGCCATTGGACATTGTAATTCGCGAGCATGGTGATTTGGGTCAGCCGATTACGGTTGCTGCACCTAAAGGGAGCGTTGGGCAAGCCTATGCTGCTGTTGCTGCCTGTCTGGCGGCGGAATTGGCCAAGCGTCCGCGTGCTGCGATTCCGATGACCACAACATTGGGTTGAGCGGTGCGGCAATATGCTGTGTTGCTGAAAACAGTAATGTCTGCAATAGGCTCACTTTCTTGGTGCGTTGCTGAAGTGCGTTTTACTTTATTTAGTCATCGCATTTTTATAGGTGTTTCTGATTTACTCAGGATCGCTGCTTCGTTGGCTATTGTTTGGAAGGCTGTACGCGCAGCTTCCAGCGTGGTCTCTATGATGTTTGGTGAATGGGCGCTGGAGATAAATCCTGCTTCATACGCTGATGGGGCAAAAAACACGCCGCGTTGCAGCATCGCGTGGAAGAAGCGGTTGAAGCGGTCGGTATTGCAGGCGGTCGCTTGGGCATAGGTTTCCACCTGTTGATCGGTAAAAAACAGTCCGAACATACCGCCAATCTGTTGTGT encodes:
- a CDS encoding conjugal transfer protein, which encodes MASGGGSGSGSGGNSAGVSSGGSSSFMSAMGTTGRFAADMGTSLAKGVGQVVKDNVGGMIASAKERVADTTGGKVASAIRNSMDAASGQNDFKGDSLAGAAQRGSETAMHDEVAAFVNKGKQHE
- a CDS encoding YdaU family protein encodes the protein MNYYMHHIGDYKSDASYLSLQEHGIYFLLLSHYYATEKPIPADKTHTYRIAYARTKKEKSAVDFVLDTFFSLQEDGWHNKRCDEEIAAYKEGDAWHEHKEANKNGQNTRTRRHRKERSRLFAELKDHQVTPEWNMPIKELRLLHKKTCHAPVTAVTPPVTPVTPVTPVTPTQEESFTGPSSSLRSEERLIRAENETSIKELRQWNAKTNAKTGNAPVTAVTAKPLTINPLTIISSSLCSEESLVFAEDGNATGSTGKPKRSPHGSRLPDDWVPSEVDVLYATQQGVDGRYEAEKFRDYWRSVAGAKGRKQDWEATWRNWIRRAAEDKTSSMKHGYQRHEYNSRPMRLGLADQARAFHRQFDLRDGSLQ
- a CDS encoding type II toxin-antitoxin system HicA family toxin → MKRKHAKTLSAIYTRPVSANIQWRDIEALFVELGAKVEEREGSRMLVRLFGERRIFHRPHPSPNTDKGAVESIRAWLKSNGVTP
- a CDS encoding type II toxin-antitoxin system HicB family antitoxin, with the translated sequence MKNIMTIESFKAIITYDPEIDMFRGEFVGINGGADFYAKDLKGLRREGAISLKVFLEACKEDSVEPRKCYSGKFNARISPELHALASEAAAAQGISLNQFVEQAIQHEVHT
- a CDS encoding HigA family addiction module antitoxin, with product MRTVPYPTPGDILLHEFLEPMGITQYRLAKSIGVPQRRIGQIVSGDRAVTADTALRLSKFLGTSDGFWLGLQMDYDAAATKDKLAETLSKITPWHTQAA
- a CDS encoding type II toxin-antitoxin system RelE/ParE family toxin, translated to MAIQSLACQHTESLFNGKRIPRFVNIETVAMRKLAMLHRAAHVDDLRIPPANRLEMLKGHRKGQYSIRINDQFRICFTWTVAGPKNVEIVDYH
- a CDS encoding DNA-methyltransferase codes for the protein MIVASSAAYRLHEGDALRLLCDIDSASVDAVITDPPYCSGAMRMADRFKPTKRKYINNGTKHVAPDFDCDFRDHRGFLAWSSQWLSECRRVTRPGGVLLVFTDWRMLPTLTDAVQSAGWAWQGIVVWDKTPACRPQLGRFRSQAEFIVWASCGLMNPKAHPVTPVGVFSTGTAAREKRHQVGKPLALMEHLVKIVPPASTVLDPFAGSGTTGVAALRAGHRFIGMVIGMEMSRFKYV
- a CDS encoding low molecular weight protein-tyrosine-phosphatase; translation: MRLLVVCLGNICRSPMGEGALRKHITASGKNEEIAVDSAGTSHWHIGQPPDASAVHCARSHGIDISTLRARQVHHADFEHFDWLLCADASNQCDLLRLAPPGTAHKIVLWLPWAGITQEREIPDPYLGNAKDFEHVWQLIDTAAQRSLARLTRT
- the kdsB gene encoding 3-deoxy-manno-octulosonate cytidylyltransferase, whose protein sequence is MSLEIVPFVVAIPARFSASRLPGKPLRLLGGRPLIHRVAERALSTGAREVWVATDDVRIAEAVASLDGVHVAMTANTHLSGSDRLAECARIAGWDPEVCVVNLQGDEPFAPAAGIRAVAALLHHSNADMATLATTIDKSEDLFNPNIVKLVCNTHGEALYFSRAPIPWNRDTFATTREPTPLGPWLRHIGLYACNAGFLQRFTTMQPGTLEQIESLEQLRVLEAGHRIAVRITPEHFPPGIDTPEDLAKAEKALEDV
- the apbC gene encoding iron-sulfur cluster carrier protein ApbC — protein: MSEDGGVTTDERACAAPLQLSNTFPRVSRHAVQTGLSPHPRVRNVIAVGSGKGGVGKSTIAVNLAVALQRTGVRVGLLDADIYGPSVPAMLGLSGRPESPDNKLIEPLRAFGIEAMSIGLLIDVDTPMIWRGPMATSALTQLFNDTLWGDLDYLLIDLPPGTGDIQLTLSQKIPVAGAVIVTTPQDIATLDARKALKMFEKVNVPVLGIVENMAMHCCRQCGHVEHLFGEGGAQRMAEHYHVPLLGSLPLDIVIREHGDLGQPITVAAPKGSVGQAYAAVAACLAAELAKRPRAAIPMTTTLG